The region AGCGGTTCTGAACGCAACGCCCGGTCAGGCTCAAGCCTGACCGGGCGTTTGCCGCTTTAGTTACAGGTAGCAAAAATGGCCAAAGAATATAGCCGTACCCAACGCATTGGCGATCAGATGCAGCGCGAGCTGGCTCAACTGATTCGTCGCGAAGTCAAAGACCCACGCGTCGGCCTGGTGACAATCACCGCCGTCGATGTCAGCCGCGATGTCGGTCACGCCAAGGTGTATATCACCGTGATGGGCGAGGACAGCGCTGAAGACATCAAGCAAAGCGTTAAAGTGCTCAATTCAGCTGCAGGTTTCCTGCGTATGCAACTGGGCAAGGAAATGAAGCTGCGCAGCGTGCCGCAACTGCATTTCCACTACGACGAGAGCGTTACGCGTGGCGCCCATCTGTCGGCGCTGATCGAGCGTGCTGTTGCCGAAGACAGCCAGCACCAGGCCGCTGAAACCCCGGACACCAAGGAGTAAGCGGTGGCCCAGGTCAAACGTATTCGTCGTAACGTCAGCGGCATCATCCTGCTCGACAAGCCTTTGGGGTTCACCTCCAATGCCGCGCTGCAGAAGGTTCGCTGGTTGCTCAATGCCGAAAAGGCCGGGCACACCGGCAGCCTTGACCCGTTAGCCAGTGGCGTTTTGCCGCTGTGCTTCGGCGAGGCCACCAAGTTTTCCCAGTACCTGCTCGACTCCGACAAGGGGTACGAAACGGTTATGCAACTGGGCCAGACCACCACTACCGGCGATGCCGAAGGCGAAGTCCTGAAGACGCGCGACGTGACCGTCGGTCGCACCGATGTCGAAGCGGTTTTGCCACAATTTCGTGGTGAAATCAGTCAGATACCGCCGATGTACTCCGCCCTCAAACGCGATGGCCAGCCGCTGTACAAGCTCGCTCGTGCAGGGGAAGTAGTGGAGCGCGAGGCGCGTTCTGTTACTATTAAGCGCTTGGAGTTGCTCGAGTGCGAAGGCACCCGGGTACGCCTCTCGGTTGGTTGCAGCAAAGGCACCTACATCCGCACGCTGGTCGAGGATATCGGCGAGCAGTTGGGGTGTGGCGCCTACGTCGCCGAACTGCGTCGCACTCACGCCGGGCCTTTTGAATTGGCCCAGACCGTGACCCTCGAAGAACTTGAAGCGGTTCACGCTGAAGGTGGCAACGAAGCAGTCGATCGCTTCTTGATGCCCTCCGACAGTGGTCTGCAAGACTGGCCTTTGCTGCAGTTCTCCGAGCATAGTGCTTTCTACTGGTTGCATGGCCAACCGGTCAGGGCGCCCGAAGCGCCGAAGTTCGGCATGGTTCGGGTGCAAGATCACAACGGTCGCTTCATTGGTATCGGTGAAGTGAGCGAAGACGGGCGCATTGCGCCACGTCGTTTGATTCGGTCGGAATGATCGAAACCTTCAGTTTCAGGCTTCGGCCTGAAACTGGCGGTAAAAGAGGATGGCTGTTAATAGGCATGGTCATGCCTCACTTTATGAATACAGGGATTTGTCCCTGGCCTATTGGAAACCGTTTGTTCGGTTTCCCTTGATTTGGAGAAGCCAGATGGCACTCAGCGTTGAAGAAAAAGCAAAGATCGTTGGCGATTACCAGCAAGCTGCCGGTGACACCGGTTCGCCAGAAGTGCAAGTTGCACTGCTGACCGCCAACATCAACAAGCTGCAAGGCCACTTCAAGGCCAACGGCAAAGACCACCACTCCCGTCGTGGTCTGATCCGTATGGTTAACCAGCGTCGTAAGCTGCTGGACTACCTGAAGGGCAAAGACGCCACTCGTTACAGCGCCCTGATCGGTCGCCTGGGTCTGCGTCGCTAATAGCGGCCTGGCCAGTGGTGTGCGCGGCGTGCTGCATTCATCGCTTCCAATGCCTGGCATCGGGAGTGATGAGTACGCCGCGCGTATCTATGAGGTTGGTTGTCTGCCTCGCCTAAGCGGTTTACCGCAAGGGCAGGGCAGGCTTCCAGCCTCTAGTTTTATCTGGACTGCCAACAGGGCCGATTCCCTGTTCTGCCCAAGAATTCGCAAGAACCAGTTCCCCCAGAGCCACTGAAGAAGGTAGGAAACCGTGAACCCGGTAATCAAGAAATTTCAGTTCGGTCAGTCGACCGTAACCCTCGAGACGGGCCGTATTGCTCGTCAAGCGTCCGGCGCCGTATTGGTCACCGTCGATAACGATGTCACCGTGCTGGTGACCGTGGTCGGTGCCAAACAGGCTGACCCAGGCAAAGGCTTCTTCCCCCTGTCCGTTCACTATCAGGAAAAGACCTACGCCGCCGGCAAGATCCCAGGTGGTTTCTTCAAGCGTGAAGGCCGTCCTTCCGAGAAAGAAACCCTGACCTCGCGTCTGATCGACCGTCCGATCCGTCCGCTGTTCCCAGAAGGTTTCATGAACGAAGTGCAGGTTGTCTGCACCGTCGTTTCCACCAGCAAGAAGACCGATCCGGACATCGCTGCGATGATCGGTACCTCGGCTGCCCTGGCAATCTCCGGCATTCCGTTCGAAGGTCCGATTGGCGCTGCGCGCGTTGCTTTCCACGAAAGCACCGGCTACCTGCTGAACCCGACTTACGAGCAGCTGGCTGCTTCTAGCCTGGATATGGTCGTCGCCGGTACTTCCGACGCCGTACTGATGGTTGAATCGGAAGCCAAAGAGCTGACCGAAGACCAGATGCTGGGTGCCGTACTGTTCGCCCACGATGAATTCCAGGCTGTTATCCAGGCTGTGAAAGAACTGGCTGCCGAAGCTGCCAAGCCTACCTG is a window of Pseudomonas sp. DG56-2 DNA encoding:
- the rbfA gene encoding 30S ribosome-binding factor RbfA, producing the protein MAKEYSRTQRIGDQMQRELAQLIRREVKDPRVGLVTITAVDVSRDVGHAKVYITVMGEDSAEDIKQSVKVLNSAAGFLRMQLGKEMKLRSVPQLHFHYDESVTRGAHLSALIERAVAEDSQHQAAETPDTKE
- the truB gene encoding tRNA pseudouridine(55) synthase TruB, producing MAQVKRIRRNVSGIILLDKPLGFTSNAALQKVRWLLNAEKAGHTGSLDPLASGVLPLCFGEATKFSQYLLDSDKGYETVMQLGQTTTTGDAEGEVLKTRDVTVGRTDVEAVLPQFRGEISQIPPMYSALKRDGQPLYKLARAGEVVEREARSVTIKRLELLECEGTRVRLSVGCSKGTYIRTLVEDIGEQLGCGAYVAELRRTHAGPFELAQTVTLEELEAVHAEGGNEAVDRFLMPSDSGLQDWPLLQFSEHSAFYWLHGQPVRAPEAPKFGMVRVQDHNGRFIGIGEVSEDGRIAPRRLIRSE
- the rpsO gene encoding 30S ribosomal protein S15, which gives rise to MALSVEEKAKIVGDYQQAAGDTGSPEVQVALLTANINKLQGHFKANGKDHHSRRGLIRMVNQRRKLLDYLKGKDATRYSALIGRLGLRR